A genomic segment from Lytechinus variegatus isolate NC3 chromosome 10, Lvar_3.0, whole genome shotgun sequence encodes:
- the LOC121423256 gene encoding phospholipid-transporting ATPase ABCA3-like, protein MVRALSQLRLLLWKNFLLQLRRTIATIFEILIPVLFACILIGIRHAVDYTVYPNATIYNTFDINNLPHNLSIFPIPVTVWQMAYAPNTSATNKIMSNVVRSLSKPFISLADGPGFPTEDAMLGYFAQLNNSKVSPLLGGITFHNEFPENGDLPSNLTYSIRLSSSPRNAPGMNPSDDETLNNQKSEWKTDELFPFIMTMGPRSKEYSWGGDPGYMREGFLSLQHAIDKAFLQYVDPSLTDEFRIEMQRYPYPPYLDDLFILAIQGQLPYLLFISLVYPMINIARTICHEKEKRLKESMRMMGLSNWLHWTAWFIKFFVFLLISTIFMTVLYTVPVGPQGAIFKSSAPTVIFVFLLLYAMSTIALSFAVSVFFSKANTATAAAGIVWFLSIVPYTFMFNAYSYLSAAEKAAACLLSNSAMSIGLLLIGVFEGTSEGVQWSNMARPATADDNFTFLAVLIMLLVDTILYLLIAWYFEAIYPGEYGIPKPLYFPFTRSYWFGPKKGSYDVDVESSPVLNGSSSHHEFIERDPVGIKAGVQIKNLKKTFGKKVAVNDLSISMYEGQITALLGHNGAGKTTTISMLTGLFPPTSGTAVVNGHDICIDIDGVRSNLGLCPQHDVLFDDMTVEEHLYFFAKLKGYPHKDVQDEIDRYITSVGLEDKRSVKSKSLSGGMKRKLSVGIALIADSKIVMLDEPTSGMDPSARRFTWDLLQQHRKGRTMILTTHFMDEADLLGDRIAIMADGQIKCCGSSLFLKKKYGIGYHMVIAKSADCNVNAVSDVIKEHVSGVQMENNVGAELSYILPEESVAHFEGLFSQLETQKKELGIDSYGASVTTMEEVFLKVGMNLGQEEENEPRYRSMSNAEASLESLPNGKTEKPEGPGKDQSYDNAAYVVDEAENNSEMVESINSQGSIVVPDLNTGIVLYWQQFRAMFMKRVLHTWRNMILIIVQLFIPIICTLFAILASKILPSPGDSNPITLNMQTYGDNTVAPFTSYDPSSSAINDLTRVYAEQFINTGTTAVNISTNATYDMLDYLIDDREETLSEFFRVNLIASTFDDVVLPDNATRTEGVALFQEQPYHTPPIALNAIDNALLRYYLNDSYQITTINHPLPRTIEEQASDQLNIGVQTGFAISFNMLFGMSFLASSFVVFIIKESTVKSKHVQFISGVRISNFWFSTFVWDLINYLVPCIICVIIFILFSIEAYAGINSLSVLLILFLHGWAIIPLMYLLSFLFTTPSTGFVALTMFNIIFGSTTYIAVEILSVPELGLVYIANILSWTFMFCPSFCLGSALSDYYNNYQILKICTENVLAKELCDSQPDIKYQENMYAWEDPGIGRFVIFMAIEGVVYFALVFIHELGWIRNIRYLLQKKKAINVVEDTPASNTEDEDVAAERRRIQSTPKEELFRTNVLVMEDLRKVYPGTRRKAPLVAVHGTSLGVPPRECFGLLGVNGAGKTTTFKMLTGDEDVTGGEAYVEGFSIKDDLQMVQQRVGYCPQSDALIDQMTCRETLFMYGRLRGMPEIRIPPQVHKLLRIFNLEPHADKQAKALSGGNKRKLSTAIALIGDPPIVFLDEPSTGMDPVTRRLLWDALCKVRDEGRCIILTSHSMEECEALCTRLAIMVNGGIKCLGSTQHLKSRFGHGYTLLAKVAISIEGGIPDLQPLKDFIMEAFPGSTLKDEHQGMVHYHITDPLLTWGKVFGTMERAKTTYNIEDYSVSQTTLEQVFVNFARMQREDLNL, encoded by the exons ATGGTACGTGCCCTAAGCCAACTACGTCTTCTCCTCTGGAAGAACTTCCTCCTTCAACTCCGACGGACCATTGCGACCATCTTTGAGATCCTCATCCCGGTTCTCTTTGCGTGTATTCTCATTGGTATCAGGCATGCAGTGGATTACACTGTCTACCCCAACGCCACCATCTACAACACCTTTGATATCAACAACCTACCACACAATCTCTCCATCTTTCCAATCCCTGTGACTGTGTGGCAGATGGCGTATGCGCCCAACACGTCCGCAACAAACAAGATAATGTCAAATGTTGTCAGAAGCCTTAGCAAGCCATTCATTAGCCTTGCGGATG GTCCAGGTTTTCCAACCGAAGATGCTATGCTGGGTTACTTTGCCCAGCTCAATAATTCCAAGGTGTCACCCTTGTTGGGTGGTATCACATTCCATAATGAATTCCCGGAGAATGGCGATCTACCATCCAATCTCACCTACAG TATAAGATTATCATCAAGTCCAAGGAATGCTCCCGGTATGAACCCATCGGACGATGAGACACTGAACAATCAGAAGAGTGAATGGAAGACTGATGAGCTGTTTCCTTTCATCATGACAATGGGACCGAGGAGTAAAGAGTATTCATGGGGTGGTGACCCGG GATACATGAGGGAAGGGTTCCTTTCCCTTCAGCATGCCATAGACAAGGCTTTCCTGCAGTACGTGGACCCTAGTCTGACGGATGAGTTCAGGATCGAGATGCAGCGTTACCCCTACCCTCCGTACCTGGATGATCTCTTCATCTTAGCCATTCAAGGCCAGCTACCTTACCTACTCTTCATCAGCCTTGTCTATCCTATGATTAATATTGCAAGGACCATTTGTCATGAAAAGGAGAAGAGACTAAAG GAATCGATGCGCATGATGGGGCTCAGCAATTGGCTACACTGGACGGCCTGGTTCATCAAATTCTTTGTCTTTCTCCTCATCTCAACAATCTTCATGACCGTTCTTTACACTGTCCCAGTCGGACCACAGGGGGCGATATTTAAAAGCAGTGCACCTACCGTGATATTTGTCTTCCTGCTTCTCTATGCTATGTCCACTATTGCTCTGTCTTTTGCTGTCAGCGTCTTCTTCTCGAAAG CCAACACCGCTACTGCAGCAGCTGGCATTGTGTGGTTCCTCTCCATTGTCCCCTATACATTCATGTTCAATGCCTATAGCTATTTATCAGCCGCCGAGAAGGCAGCAGCGTGTCTGCTGTCTAACTCGGCCATGTCCATCGGTCTCCTACTCATCGGAGTATTCGAGGGAACCT CTGAAGGAGTCCAGTGGTCAAACATGGCTCGTCCGGCCACTGCTGATGATAACTTCACATTCCTAGCCGTTCTCATCATGCTCCTAGTAGATACCATTCTCTACCTCCTCATTGCATGGTACTTTGAAGCTATTTATCCCGGGGAATATGGCATTCCCAAACCCCTATATTTCCCTTTCACA AGGAGCTACTGGTTTGGACCTAAGAAGGGTAGCTATGATGTAGACGTGGAGAGTTCACCAGTACTCAACGGATCATCATCACACCATGAGTTTATAGAGAGAGACCCTGTCGGAATCAAGGCAGGAGTTCAGATTAAAAACCTCAAGAAG ACATTTGGAAAAAAGGTAGCCGTGAACGACCTTTCAATTTCCATGTACGAGGGTCAGATCACAGCTCTCTTGGGTCATAACGGAGCAGGTAAGACAACGACCATCTCCATGCTGACCGGGCTCTTCCCACCTACATCGGGCACGGCGGTGGTCAATGGTCATGACATTTGTATCGACATCGATGGTGTCAGGTCCAACCTGGGTCTATGTCCTCAGCATGATGTACTCTTTGATGACATGACAGTGGAGgaacatttgtatttctttgctAAG CTGAAGGGTTACCCTCATAAGGATGTACAGGATGAGATAGATCGTTACATCACTTCAGTAGGACTGGAGGATAAGAGATCTGTCAAGTCAAAATCTCTCTCTGGTGGTATGAAGAGGAAGCTGTCTGTCGGTATTGCTCTTATTGCAGATTCTAAG ATTGTGATGTTAGATGAACCAACATCTGGGATGGATCCATCCGCCCGTCGGTTCACCTGGGATCTCCTCCAGCAGCACCGTAAAGGACGTACCATGATCCTCACCACTCACTTCATGGACGAAGCTGACCTCCTAGGTGACCGCATCGCTATCATGGCTGACGGTCAGATCAAGTGCTGTGGATCATCTCTCTTTCTCAAAAAGAAATATG GTATTGGATATCACATGGTTATCGCTAAATCGGCAGACTGCAATGTGAACGCAGTCAGTGATGTCATCAAGGAGCATGTCTCTGGAGTACAAATGGAGAACAACGTCGGTGCAGAACTCTCATATATCCTACCCGAGGAATCCGTAGCTCACTTTGAGGGTCTGTTCTCACAGCTAGAGACACAGAAGAAAGAGCTTGGGATTGATAGCTATGGTGCATCGGTGACTACCATGGAAGAAGTCTTCCTCAA GGTGGGCATGAACTTGGGCCAGGAGGAAGAGAATGAACCACGTTACAGAAGCATGTCCAACGCTGAAGCCAGCCTTGAGAGCCTTCCTAATGGAAAGACAGAGAAACCTGAAGGACCGGGCAAAGACCAGTCCTATGACAATGCTGCATACGTGGTGGATGAAGCAGAGAATAATTCAG AAATGGTTGAGAGCATCAACAGCCAAGGATCTATAGTAGTTCCTGACCTTAACACAGGCATTGTGCTGTACTGGCAGCAGTTCCGTGCCATGTTCATGAAGCGAGTCCTTCACACGTGGCGCAACATGATCCTCATCATCGTCCAACTCTTTATCCCCATCATCTGTACCCTGTTTGCCATCCTGGCTTCCAAGATTTTGCCATCCCCTGGGGATTCTAATCCCATCACGCTCAACATGCAAACGTATGGTGACAACACCGTGGCTCCCTTCACCTCGTATGATCCATCCAGCTCAGCCATTAATGACCTCACCAGAGTGTATGCAGAACAGTTTATCAACACTGGCACTACTGCAGTCAACATCTCCACCAATGCCACCTACGACATGTTAGACTACCTGATTGATGATCGAGAGGAGACGTTGTCAGAGTTCTTCCGGGTCAACCTGATTGCATCAACATTTGATGATGTTGTCCTGCCAGACAACGCCACCCGGACGGAAGGTGTGGCACTATTCCAGGAACAGCCCTACCACACCCCTCCTATTGCCCTCAATGCCATTGACAATGCTCTGCTACGATACTATCTGAACGATAGCTACCAGATCACCACTATCAATCATCCGTTGCCAAGGACAATTGAAGAGCAAGCCAGTGACCAGCTCAACATTGGTGTCCAGACAGGGTTTGCTATATCCTTCAACATGCTCTTTGGGATGTCATTCCTGGCCAGTAGCTTTGTGGTATTCATAATCAAG GAGAGTACCGTGAAATCAAAGCACGTCCAGTTCATCAGCGGTGTCCGCATCTCCAACTTCTGGTTCTCCACCTTTGTCTGGGATCTCATCAACTACCTTGTACCTTGCATCATCTGCgttatcatcttcatcctctTTAGCATCGAGGCATACGCTGGTATCAACAGCCTCTCTGTACTCCTCATTCTCTTCCTTCACGGATGGGCCATCATACCCCTCATGTATCTTCTCTCGTTCCTCTTCACCACGCCCTCCACTGGATTTGTCGCCCTCACCATGTTCAACATCATCTTCGGGTCGACGACTTACATCGCCGTGGAGATCCTGTCGGTGCCGGAGCTTGGGCTGGTTTACATTGCCAATATTCTGAGCTGGACGTTCATGTTCTGTCCGTCCTTCTGCCTCGGGTCGGCCTTGTCTGATTATTACAACAACTATCAAATCCTCAAGATCTGCACAGAGAATGTGCTTGCGAAAGAACTCTGTGATTCTCAGCCAG ATATCAAATACCAAGAGAATATGTATGCATGGGAGGATCCTGGAATCGGGAGGTTTGTTATCTTCATGGCCATAGAGGGCGTAGTATATTTTGCGTTGGTCTTCATCCATGAGCTGGGATGGATCAGGAATATCAGATACCTCCTACAGAAGAAGAAAGCCATCAATGTGGTCGAAGACACACCAGCTAGTAATACT GAGGATGAAGATGTTGCTGCCGAGAGGAGGCGGATCCAGAGCACGCCCAAAGAAGAGCTGTTCAGGACCAACGTCCTGGTGATGGAGGATCTGCGGAAGGTCTACCCTGGGACCAGGCGGAAGGCTCCATTGGTTGCTGTCCATGGTACATCTCTAGGAGTGCCTCCCAGGGAATGCTTTGGGCTGCTAGGGGTCAACGGAGCTGGGAAGACCACTACTTTCAAGATGCTGACAGGGGATGAAGATGTGACCGGTGGAGAGGCCTATGTTGAAGGTTTCAGTATCAAGGATGACTTGCAGATG GTTCAGCAGCGAGTAGGGTACTGCCCTCAAAGCGATGCCTTGATTGATCAGATGACATGCAGGGAAACCCTGTTCATGTATGGTAGATTACGAGGTATGCCCGAGATTAGGATACCTCCTCAGGTTCATAAGCTGCTTCGTATCTTCAACCTTGAGCCGCACGCCGATAAACAGGCAAAGGCACTCAG TGGAGGTAACAAGCGTAAGCTGAGTACAGCAATAGCCCTGATAGGAGACCCACCCATTGTCTTCTTAGACGAACCTTCTACCGGCATGGATCCTGTTACCAGGCGGTTGCTATGGGATGCACTCTGTAAAGTACGAGATGAAGGAAGGTGCATTATATTAACATCACACAG TATGGAAGAGTGTGAAGCCTTATGTACCAGGCTTGCTATCATGGTCAATGGAGGTATCAAGTGTTTAGGATCAACGCAGCATCTGAAGAGTCGTTTCGGTCACGGCTACACCCTCCTAGCCAAAGTAGCTATATCGATAGAGGGCGGTATACCAGACTTACAACCTCTCAAGGATTTCATCATGGAAGCGTTTCCAG GGAGCACTTTGAAAGACGAGCATCAGGGTATGGTCCACTATCACATCACAGATCCTTTACTAACATGGGGAAAAGTATTTGGGACCATGGAAAGGGCCAAGACCACCTATAATATAGAGGACTATTCAGTCAGCCAGACCACCTTGGAACAGGTCTTCGTTAACTTTGCCAGAATGCAGAGGGAGGATCTCAACTTGTAG